In one Trichosurus vulpecula isolate mTriVul1 chromosome 8, mTriVul1.pri, whole genome shotgun sequence genomic region, the following are encoded:
- the CSK gene encoding tyrosine-protein kinase CSK, protein MSAIQAVWPSGTECIAKYNFHGTAEQDLPFSKGDVLTIVAVTKDPNWYKAKNKVGREGIIPANYVQKREGVKAGTKLSLMPWFHGKITREQAERLLYPPETGLFLVRESTNYPGDYTLCVSCEGKVEHYRIIYSASKLSIDEEVYFENLMQLVEHYTTDADGLCTRLIKPKVMEGTVAAQDEFSRSGWALNMKDLKLLQTIGKGEFGDVMLGDYRGNKVAVKCIKNDATAQAFLAEASVMTQLRHSNLVQLLGVIVEEKGGLYIVTEYMAKGSLVDYLRSRGRSVLGGDCLLKFSLDVCEAMEYLEANNFVHRDLAARNVLVSEDNIAKVSDFGLTKEASCTQDTGKLPVKWTAPEALREKKFSTKSDVWSFGILLWEIYSFGRVPYPRIPLKDVVPRVEKGYKMDAPDGCPAAVYEVMKNCWHLDATNRPTFLQLREQLEHIKAHELHL, encoded by the exons ATGTCAGCAATCCAG GCCGTCTGGCCATCCGGTACAGAATGTATTGCCAAGTACAACTTCCACGGCACAGCCGAGCAAGACCTGCCCTTCAGCAAAGGGGATGTGCTCACCATAGTTGCCGTCACCAAG GACCCCAACTGGTACAAAGCCAAAAACAAGGTTGGCCGGGAAGGCATCATCCCAGCCAACTACGTGCAGAAACGGGAAGGGGTGAAAGCAGGCACCAAGCTGAGCCTCATGCC gtggTTTCATGGGAAGATCACTCGGGAGCAGGCAGAGAGGCTGCTCTACCCCCCAGAGACAGGCCTGTTCCTGGTCCGAGAGAGCACCAACTACCCGGGGGACTACACGCTATGCGTGAGCTGCGAGGGCAAGGTGGAACACTACCGGATTATCTATTCTGCCAGCAAGCTCAGCATCGATGAGGAGGTCTACTTTGAGAATCTCATGCAGCTGGTGGAG caCTACACCACCGACGCCGATGGGCTCTGCACCCGCCTCATCAAACCAAAGGTCATGGAAGGGACCGTCGCAGCCCAAGACGAGTTCTCCCGAA GTGGCTGGGCCCTCAACATGAAAGACCTCAAGCTGCTTCAAACCATTGGGAAGGGCGAGTTTGGGG ATGTGATGCTTGGGGACTACCGGGGGAACAAAGTTGCCGTTAAGTGCATTAAGAATGACGCCACCGCTCAGGCCTTCCTGGCAGAAGCCTCGGTCATGAC GCAACTCCGGCATAGCAACTTGGTGCAGCTCCTTGGGGTGATTGTGGAGGAGAAGGGAGGCCTTTACATTGTCACAGAATACATGGCCAAG GGCAGCCTGGTGGATTATCTTCGATCAAGGGGAAGGTCGGTGCTGGGTggagattgcctcctcaaattcTCCCT AGATGTCTGTGAGGCCATGGAATACCTGGAGGCCAACAACTTTGTACACCGGGACTTGGCTGCCCGAAACGTGTTGGTGTCTGAAGACAACATCGCCAAGGTCAGCGATTTTGGCCTGACCAAAGAGGCCTCCTGCACCCAGGACACTGGGAAACTGCCCGTCAAGTGGACCGCCCCCGAGGCCCTGAGAGAAAAG AAATTCTCCACCAAGTCTGACGTGTGGAGTTTCGGGATACTCCTCTGGGAAATCTACTCCTTCGGCCGAGTGCCTTATCCGAGAATC CCTCTGAAGGACGTGGTCCCGAGAGTAGAGAAGGGCTACAAAATGGACGCACCAGATGGCTGCCCAGCCGCCGTCTACGAAGTCATGAAGAATTGCTGGCACCTGGACGCCACCAACCGGCCCACCTTCCTGCAGCTTAGGGAACAGCTAGAGCATATCAAAGCCCACGAGCTGCACCTGTGA